The Methylobacterium durans nucleotide sequence GACGACCTCGCGGTGCGGCCCGACCTCGACGGCGTCAGCATCGGCCGCGAGAGCGGGCTCGCCGTCTCGACGGTGACGCGCGAGGCGGAGGCGCCTCTCGCCAGGGCCGGCATGCTCGCCGTTGAGCGAGCGCCCTGGGAGATCGCGCGGCGCGGCGACGTCCGCGAGACGTTGCGCGAGCACATGCGCGCGGTGATCGAGGCGAGCCCCGCCCTGCGCGGGCCGCCGCGGCTCGACCTCGCCCGGGTCCTCCTCGCCAACGGACTGGACCCCGAGGCGCTGACGGTCCTTTCCACCGCGGCCGCGGACGATCCCGTGCTCGCCGGGCAGCGCGAGTTGCCCATCCTCACCGGCCTCGCCCAGGCCCGTCTCGGCCGCCTCGCTGAGGCCAAGCGCGTGCTCAGCGCCGACACGCTGGCCCAGGACCCGGAGGCCGCCCTCTGGCGCGGCTTCGCGGAGGCCGAAGCCGGCCGCTGGGTCGCCGCCGACAACGCCTTCCGCGCCACCGGCGACCTCGTCGAGCGCTATCCGGAGGATCTGCAGGCGCTCCTCAAGGCCGCGATCATCGAGGGCGCGATCGAGACCGGCGACCTCGAAGGCGCGACCCGCGGGCTCGTCGCCGCGGGGAAACACGCGTCATCGCCTCTCCTGCGGGACCGCTTCGCCCTGCTGCGGGGTCGGCTGGAGGAGGCGACCGGCAAGAATGTGGCCGCGCTCGCGACCTACGAGCGCCTCGGCACCGAGGCCGAGCGGCCCGTGGCGGTCGCAGCGGCCCTGCGCGGAACCCTGCTCGCCCACGCGTCGGGCAAGATCTCCATCAAGGAGGCGACCGAGCGCCTGGAGCGGGAATTGATGACCTGGCACGGCGGCGCCACCGAGGAGGCCATGACGGCCGGCCTCGCGCATCTCTACGCCGAGGCCGGGCGCTACCGCGACGCCTTCCAGGCGACCCGGCGTGCGAACGCGGCGGCACCGGATTCGCCCGTCTCGCGCAGCCTCTACGCCGAGGCGCAGACGCTGTTCGACGACCTCTTCCTCAGCCCGCTCGGCGACAAGCTGTCGGGGGTGGAGGCGGTCGCCCTCTATTTCGACTTCCGGGATTTCGCCCCCGTCGGCCGACGCGGGGACGAGATCGTGCGCCGCCTCGCCGACCGGCTGGTCGGGCTCGACCTCCTCGATTCGGCGGCCGAACTCCTGCAGCACCAAGTGGAGAACCGGCTGACCGGCGCGGCGCGGGCGAGCGTCGCCGCGCGGCTCGCCGCGATTCGCCTGATGGACGGCAAGCCGCTGATGGCCCTCGACGTCCTCGAGGCGACCCACCTGCCAGAGTTGCCGGGCGACCTGCGCCGCGCCCGCGGCCTGATCCGCGCCCGCGCCCTGTCGGACCTCTCGCGCACCGACCTCGCGCTGGAGACGATCGAGGGCGACACGGCCGCCGACGCGCAGCGCCTGCGCGCCGATATCCTGTGGGGCGCACGCCGCTGGCGCGAGGCCGGGGAGGCGCACGAGGCGCTCCTCGGCGATATCTGGCGCGGGCGCAAAGTCCTCGACGAGGCGGCCCGGGCGGACGTGATCCGGGCGGCGATCGCCTACGATCTCTCGGGCGAGACGATCGGGCTGGAGCGCCTGAAGGGAAAGTTCGCTGGGCCGATGTCGGAGAGCGCGGACGCGCGCACCTTCGCGCTGCTGACCGCGGCGAACGCCCTCCGGAATCCGGGCTTCCGCGAGATCGCCCAGCGCGCCACCAGCGCCGAGACGCTGGCGGCCTTCCTCGCCGAGTATCGGAAGCGCTACCCCGAGACCGGCGTCCCGGACCGGGGCCGGCCTCCCGAGAAGCCCGAGAGCCGGGCGGAGAACCGGAGCGAGGCGCCGCCGCCGGGCTGACGGCCCGGCGCTTCAGGTCCCGTAGCTCTGGACGAGCGAGCCCGCCACCAGCGTCCAGCCGTCGACCAGCACGAAGAAGATCAGCTTGAAGGGCAGCGCCACGGTCGCGGGCGGCACCATCATCATGCCGACCGCCATCAGCACCGAGGCGACGACGAGATCGATGATCAGGAACGGGATGAAGAGCAGGAAGCCGATCTCGAAGGCGCGCCGCAGCTCCGAGATCATGAAGGCCGGGGTGACGATCTCCAGCCCCACCGCCTCGGGCCCTGAGGGCGTCGGCACCTTGGCCATGTCGAGGAAGAGCTTGAGGTCCTTCTCGCGGACATTGCGCAGCATGAAGGTCTTGAACGGGGCGGACGCGCGCTCGAAGGCCACGCCCTGCGTGATCTGGCCGGCGATCAGGGGCTCGATGCCCGCGCGGTAGGCCTCACGCGCGGTCGGCGCCATCACGAAGGCGGTGAGGAACAGGGCGAGGCTGACGATAACCGCGGTCGGCGGGGCCGTCTGCGTGCCGAGCGCCGAGCGCAGGATCGAGAGCACCACCACGATCCGCGTGAAGGAGGTCGCCATCACAAGGACGGAGGGCGCGAGCGCGAGGACTGTGATGAGGGCGACGAGTTGCAGCGCCCGCTCGGTGACGCCGCCAGCCCCGAGATCGACGGTCACGCTCTGGGCGAGCGCGGGCCGCGCCCAGACGGCGAGCGACAGGGCGAGGAGGAGCGAGGCCGCCGCAAGGCAGATCGCACGCGGGATGGAACGCCGATTCGGAACGGTCATGACGGACGGGACGGTGGTCGGACCTTGGCCGTGAGGCAAGCGATCGGCGCGCGGCGAACCGGCGCTCATCGGGCGAGACCGGCCGAGCGGCGCGCCTCCAGGCTCTGCCAGACCAGAAGGGAGGGGAGCCCCAGCACCACGTCCGGCACGCGCTTGGCGAGGGAGACGGCGAGCGCCGTGCCCGCATCGATGCCGAACAGCGCGCCGACGACGACGAAGCCGCTCTCCTGCACGCCGAGCCCGCTCGGGATGGGGAAGGCCGCCGATTTCACCGCCTGCGCCAGCGCCTCGATCACGAGAACTTCGGCGATCGTGACCCCCTCGATTCCGATGCAGGCGAGCGCGATCCAGATCTCGGCGGCGCCGAGCCCCCAGGCGACGAGATGCAGCCCGATTCCCTGCGCGATCGGGCTCCAGCGGCGCCATCCCCACACGCTATCGAGGGCGTCCTGTACGCTGGCGGCGCTGCCCGCGGGCCCGCCGGACGGCGCGGTCTCCCGGGCGAAGCGGCGGGCGAGACCGGCGAGATGGCGCTCGATGAAGCGCGCCGCGCCGCTGCGCTGGATGGCGAAGAAGGCGGCCAGCGCAAGCGCCGCGATGGCGAGTGCGTGCAGCATCCACTCGGCCAGCGCCGTGGCCGGCGGGCTGTCGAGGCGCGTCAGGAGCAGGGCACCGACCAGGGCGAACACGGCCTGCGTGCCGGCCTGGATCAGCAGGTCGGCGAGGATCGAGGCGGCGGCGAGGGCGCCCGTCACGCCCCAGAAGGTCAGGAGGCGCCCGCCCACCACGTCGCCACCGACGGAGGCGACCGGCAGCAGCACGTTGATGCCCTCGCGCACGTAGCGCAGGACCACGAAGATTCCGGTCTCCGCGGGCGAGAGGCCCGACAGCAGGCGCGCCCAGGCGAGCCCGCACAGGAACACGATGACGGCCCGCACCAGCACGACGGCGGCGAGGCCCGTCAGGCCGATTCGGCCGAAGGCGGCGGCGACGGCGCCGACGTCGTTCGTCGCGACGAGCCAGAGCGCGAGGACGAGCCCGAGGGCGGTCCCGACGAGGGGCAGCCGCCGGATGAGGGCCCGCCCGAGGCCGCCGTCGGCCCGTCCGCTGGTTCCGGCCGTCATCGGGACGCGAACTCCCGCTTGCGGCGCGGAGCGCGCACGTCTCGAACGGGTCTTCGATGAACCGGCATGGCGGACGCCTCGGGCCCGGCGCGGGGCCGGCTGCAATCGTCAGGTGAGGGGAACAGGTTCTTTGCCCGTTTCCGAGCCGGGCGCTAGCGCGGCTTTGGGGCCGAATTCGGGGAGAATTGCCATGATCGCCGACTCGGGCGTGGCGGCGGGGTCGAGGAGCACCACGCGCCCGCGGGCGAGGCTCGCGCCGGTGGCCACCGCCAGCGCTCGCTTCGGGCACGGGCCGAGGCACCCCGTCTCCACGATGCGGACCTTGCGCTTCGGGTGCGTTCCCTTGAGCCCGCTCTTCAGGAGCCGGCGCACCGCCCGCTTGCCGACGCTCTGGCGCTTCGCGCACTTGGCGCAGACGAGGACGATCTCGGACAGCTTCGTCTTCGCGGTGCGCGGGCGGCCGGTCTCGGCGGGAACGGGATCGCTCATGCGGCCGGCCTAGGAGCCCGTCCGAGTAAGCGTCTCGACGACGAGGCCGCGGGATGATTCACTTGGCTCATGGCCAAGGTGTTTCGCTCCTGGGACGTCGATCAGGGCTGGCTGCTGCCGCCCTCGCTGCACGAGTTCGTGCCGCCCGGGCACAGGGCGCACTTCGTGCGCGACACGGTGCGAGAGGCGCTCGACCTCTCGGCCATTCTCGACACCTACACCGAGGAGCGCGGCTACCCGCCCTACCATCCGGGCATGATGGTGGCGCTCCTGCTCTACGGCTACAGCCGAGGCCTGTACTCCTCGCGCCAGCTCGCCCGCGCCTGCGAGGAGCGGGTCGATGTCATGGCGGTGACCGGCCTGAACCGGCCCGACTTCCGAACCATCGCCGACTTCCGCAAGCGCCACCTCGTGGCCCTGTCGGACCTGTTCGTGCAGGTGCTGCGCCTGTGTCGGGCGGCCGGTCTCGTCGAGTTCGCTCACGTGGCGGTGGATGGCACCAAGCTGAAGGCAAACGCCTCGCGCCACAAAGCGATGAGCTACGGGCGGATGAAGACGGCCGAGCCGGCCCTGGCGGCCGAGGTGGACGCTTGGCTGGAGCGAGCGCGCGAGGCTGACGCGGCGGAGGATCAGGCTCACGGTGCCGGCCGTCGGGGCGACGAAACGCCGGACTGGATGGCCGACAAGCAGCGACGGCTGGAAGCAATCCGCGCCGCCAAGGCCGCGCTGGAAGCGGAGGCCGCAGATCCGCCCGATCCGGAGGACGAGAACGGGCCGGGTGCCTCGTCGGGCATGCGCTGGCAGGGTCGGCCACTGCGCGGTGACGACGGCAGTCCGCCCGACCGGGCGCAGCGCAACTTCACCGACCCGGACAGCCGGATCCTGCCCACGCGCGACGGCTTCGTGCAGGGCTACAACGGTCAGATCGCGGTCGACGCCGCGCATCAGGTGATCGTCGCGCACCGCCTCGTGACCAACTCGGCCGACTACCGCGCCCTCGTGCCGCTTGTGGACGGGGTCCGCGCTCATCTCAGGCGCAAGCCGCGGGAGGTCTCGGGCGATGCCGGGTTTGCCAACGAGGCGAACCTCGTCGCGCTCAGGGAGCGGGGCATTACGGGCTACCTCGCTCCGGGCCGGGCGCGACACGGCGAGGCGGATGCGGCCGGCCGCCGGAGGCTGACCAAGATGCCGTTGATGAGCGCGATGGCCGCCCGCCTAAAACGGGCTGGCCGCCGCAGTCGCTATCGCCTCAGGAAGCAGGTCGTCGAGCCGGTGTTCGGGCAGATCAAGCAGGCCCGAGGCTTCCGACAGTTCCTGATGAGAGGGCTTGAGCAGGTCCGGGGCGAGTGGGCGATGATCTGCACGGCCCATAACCTCCTGAAGCTGGCACAGGCCGACCGTTGAGCCCGCTGTCCGCCCTCATCGGCTCCGGTCTCGCCCCCTCTACCCAGGCCTCAAACACCGTTACTCGGACGGGCTCCTAGGTGTTTGGTCCCGGGATTTGGTGGTGCGGGTTCTGGGTGAACCTAGAGGGCTCCTCCGTCCAAGCTTTGCAGATAGCTTCGTAGGGCGTGAGGCCGCGTAGCGTCTTGAGGCGGCGGGCGAAGTTATAGGCGGCCACGAAGTCGGCGAGGTGCTGCCGAAGCTGACTGTGGCTGTCGTAGTAGAAGCGCTTGACGGTGGCGTCCTTGATCGTGCGGTTCATCCGCTCAACTTGACCATTCGTCCAGGGATGGCGCGGCTTCGTGAGACGGTGCTCGATGTTGAGGTCGGCGCAGGCGCCCTCAAAGGAGTGGCAGCGGAACAGCACCTTCTCGGCGCGCATCGCTCTGATCTCTTCCGGCGTCCAAGTGTTCCCGGACGGCTCGGTGAAATGCGTGCCGTTGTCGGTGAGCACCGTGTGGATCTTGTAGGGAACGGCGGCAGCAAGGGCCCGCAGGAAGTTGCCGGCGACCCGGCGCGTGGCCTTCTCGTGCAACTCGGCGAAGGCGAACTTGGAGGTCCGGTCGATCGCCACAAGCAGGTAGAGTCGGCCTTCTTTGGTGTGCACCTCGGCGATATCGATGTGGAAGTAGCCGAGCGGGTAGCGCTTGAATTTTGCACGTAGCGGCTTGTCGCCATCCACTTCGGGGAGCCGCGAGATGCCATGGCGCTGCAGGCACCGGTGCAGGCTTGAGCGTGTAAGGTGCGGGATCGTCGGCTGCAGGGCGTAGAGGCAGTCGTCGAGTGGCAGCAGGGTGTGCCGGCGAAAGGCGACGATCACCGCCTCGTTCTCGGCCGTCAGCACCGTAGACCGGTGTTCCGTTGGCCCCGTCTTCCGGTCAGCCACCGAGGACCGCTTCTTCCACTTCGCGACGGTCTTCGGGTTGACGCCGTAACGGGCCGCCAACGCCCTCAGGCTCGCTTGACTATGCTGTATCGCTCGACGGACTGCCGCTGTCGTCGT carries:
- the fliP gene encoding flagellar type III secretion system pore protein FliP (The bacterial flagellar biogenesis protein FliP forms a type III secretion system (T3SS)-type pore required for flagellar assembly.) — translated: MTVPNRRSIPRAICLAAASLLLALSLAVWARPALAQSVTVDLGAGGVTERALQLVALITVLALAPSVLVMATSFTRIVVVLSILRSALGTQTAPPTAVIVSLALFLTAFVMAPTAREAYRAGIEPLIAGQITQGVAFERASAPFKTFMLRNVREKDLKLFLDMAKVPTPSGPEAVGLEIVTPAFMISELRRAFEIGFLLFIPFLIIDLVVASVLMAVGMMMVPPATVALPFKLIFFVLVDGWTLVAGSLVQSYGT
- a CDS encoding IS481 family transposase, encoding MGQVQHGSATTTAAVRRAIQHSQASLRALAARYGVNPKTVAKWKKRSSVADRKTGPTEHRSTVLTAENEAVIVAFRRHTLLPLDDCLYALQPTIPHLTRSSLHRCLQRHGISRLPEVDGDKPLRAKFKRYPLGYFHIDIAEVHTKEGRLYLLVAIDRTSKFAFAELHEKATRRVAGNFLRALAAAVPYKIHTVLTDNGTHFTEPSGNTWTPEEIRAMRAEKVLFRCHSFEGACADLNIEHRLTKPRHPWTNGQVERMNRTIKDATVKRFYYDSHSQLRQHLADFVAAYNFARRLKTLRGLTPYEAICKAWTEEPSRFTQNPHHQIPGPNT
- a CDS encoding (2Fe-2S) ferredoxin domain-containing protein; the encoded protein is MSDPVPAETGRPRTAKTKLSEIVLVCAKCAKRQSVGKRAVRRLLKSGLKGTHPKRKVRIVETGCLGPCPKRALAVATGASLARGRVVLLDPAATPESAIMAILPEFGPKAALAPGSETGKEPVPLT
- a CDS encoding lysylphosphatidylglycerol synthase domain-containing protein, which produces MTAGTSGRADGGLGRALIRRLPLVGTALGLVLALWLVATNDVGAVAAAFGRIGLTGLAAVVLVRAVIVFLCGLAWARLLSGLSPAETGIFVVLRYVREGINVLLPVASVGGDVVGGRLLTFWGVTGALAAASILADLLIQAGTQAVFALVGALLLTRLDSPPATALAEWMLHALAIAALALAAFFAIQRSGAARFIERHLAGLARRFARETAPSGGPAGSAASVQDALDSVWGWRRWSPIAQGIGLHLVAWGLGAAEIWIALACIGIEGVTIAEVLVIEALAQAVKSAAFPIPSGLGVQESGFVVVGALFGIDAGTALAVSLAKRVPDVVLGLPSLLVWQSLEARRSAGLAR
- a CDS encoding IS1182 family transposase; this translates as MAKVFRSWDVDQGWLLPPSLHEFVPPGHRAHFVRDTVREALDLSAILDTYTEERGYPPYHPGMMVALLLYGYSRGLYSSRQLARACEERVDVMAVTGLNRPDFRTIADFRKRHLVALSDLFVQVLRLCRAAGLVEFAHVAVDGTKLKANASRHKAMSYGRMKTAEPALAAEVDAWLERAREADAAEDQAHGAGRRGDETPDWMADKQRRLEAIRAAKAALEAEAADPPDPEDENGPGASSGMRWQGRPLRGDDGSPPDRAQRNFTDPDSRILPTRDGFVQGYNGQIAVDAAHQVIVAHRLVTNSADYRALVPLVDGVRAHLRRKPREVSGDAGFANEANLVALRERGITGYLAPGRARHGEADAAGRRRLTKMPLMSAMAARLKRAGRRSRYRLRKQVVEPVFGQIKQARGFRQFLMRGLEQVRGEWAMICTAHNLLKLAQADR